AGATGAGACCCCATCAATTCGATTCGTTGGCTCTACCAAGTCAATATAAGATTTTATATCTTCACAGAGCAATTCACACGTTCCTGGAGTTATATGTTTAGGtggagtattatttgaaataattactataaaactttttgtgatgtgatgtatataagataaaaaaaatgaattgaaaaatatatttatgatacaagtaaaatattatataaaataattcagctatccaaacacactgaATCAGAAGACTCCGAATCAGAAGGCATGAACAATATTACGTGAAATAAAAAGGTGGATTCCAACAATCTTTTCACACTTTGACCCACAAATTTTACCGTTCCAAACAACCAGAGGACATGAACACGTGCAATTAAGAAGACCAGAGCTCCGAGAGAGATTTGCCTTCTTGGCATGTACTGATGCAATCGACCGCCATTTCTCTTAGCTGTGCCTCAATAACTCCGATAGGCAGGGTGGCATCAATAACCTACgaataacaaaagaaataagaTCATCGCCAATATGGAGAATGCTCCAGCCCCATAACTTGTAAGCCCAGAACATCTGTTTAATGGCCTCAACATGACAAAATGGATAGGACACCTAATTCACAGCATATAAACTTTTACACAAACATAGCATCATCCATATGACAATCAgcatttcttgaaaattgtGGATACGCACAGAAGGCAAAGGCCTTGAGGTAATCGCCCATTAACGGCACCAAAATAACTTGTAGACTCTATAAAACCTGGAGTTCCTCACATAACACAAAGATCATTTCTGCATcgagaaaaaagaatgaaacgACTGGAGCTTTATATCTATTACCTTCCAAGATGCATCAGAAAGTGCCCGGTAAGATTGTGCAACTTTCCTTTGAAATTCAAGCTGCTCATATCTCTCCCCTCCGTAACCTCCTCTTTCAGCAGCTTTCTGTTATTTCCCAAAACGATCAATCAACTTAGCGTGGCATACATAAATGACAGGTGTGCTGCTTTTCGTATGGGTACACCAGAATATAAAGGAAACGACAACCAGTCCTTTAAATCCATGGAATCCAATTGAACATGGATAAAGCACCACCAGGTGAGTGCATTTTTTCAATGAAGTACACATTGAAGAGTTTAGATATTTTCATATTAAACACTGTTACCAATTCTAACAAACAAATGTGGTGTTAGGCAAGCACCATCTACACCACTCAGAATgcagctaaaaaaaaaaaaaacataatgaGAGTAATTAATGTACGCCCATCCCAAGTGAATGTCGTCATTTAATCCTCAAGTCAACAGCACTTTTTTATGCTAATCATTTAAAGCATTTAATTTTACATAGTATAAACATATTACTTATTTTCATAcaaaagtttccaccaaaaaccAAAGATGAAAGATAAACATGAATAAGAGGTCCGATTGCTATAAAAAGTCGCACTTGGACACACAGTTCGGATGGAGAACAAAGTACATCCCTCATTGAGAAATAAGGTACTCAAATCAGTCTTTCTCCTCATTCATCTAACAAAAGATTTGCCAGAATAACAGCATATCTACTACAAATATGCCGACTTCTGTAAGAGATCAAGCACAACACATAACTCTTATTCTGGATCAAGTGATTTCATTAAGGATTACCTCTGGTGATATGTCAAGGTAAACCACCAAATCTGGAGCCCACAACCCCAACTCTGGAGCCTGCAGAAGAAGTGGAGCATTACGACTAAGTAATCCAAAGTTAGATGCCAGAGCAAACTAGAAGTGTCTTTACCTTGCACCATTCAATATCAAGTCCCTTGGCAGAAGAGAAAGCTACCCCAGAATAGGCATACCGGTCAACGATGAGAGTGGTTCCGCTCTTCAGCTTAGCTTCCATTAATGATCTGCAACAAATCATCCAATAACTGAGTACAAATACTTCACTTAAAATTCACTTTGTATGCAAACAGTATCTGCACAGTCACACATAGACCGTTTCAACCAGACTCAGCTATAGTTGTAAGAGCCAGTTGCACCGGCcgaaaaataactaaagtgactgTTACAACCAAGCCCTTAATTTCAGGTAAGTGCAAGACTAATGTAAGACTTTTCACCGAGCTCAGTTTGTGATACTGCATCCCAGCCTGATTAGGTAATTGTTTTTCTCGCCTATCTTACCAGCTGATTTCTACAGTTTCCTCAAATTggtttaaatcacaattcagaAGTTTCAACCCTCCTTTTAGCAACAGAGACACCAATCTGCAGACCTGATACTCACTCTATAGAACAGCAATCCATGTTTCACCACAAAAAGACATCAAATCATTATCCAATCGGTCTAACACCAACTACATCCAAAAACCCAGAATGCACTTCTGTAACTTGTTACTGCAAACTCTTTTGCAGGTTCACTATTTTATATGCTACTTACATGACCAGTTTTGAGTCACTTCTAAAATCAAGACAACAGAAGCATGCAATTAACCTAGATAGGACTATTTATACTGCACGACGCAAGAAGACTACTAAAGATGGGATTGCAATTTCCGGTGAACGtaacattaataattttgatctaTTGACCCGTGTAATTACATGTCAACTAGTAACCTCATATGTCTCCAACACAGAATTACAGAAATAGAAGCAACCAGAAGGGGACAGCAACCTTTTCTCCCACCGATTTGCACTGAAGAGTAAATGAATGGCATGATCATCCAACTGTGATTG
The DNA window shown above is from Coffea eugenioides isolate CCC68of unplaced genomic scaffold, Ceug_1.0 ScVebR1_2430;HRSCAF=3456, whole genome shotgun sequence and carries:
- the LOC113756624 gene encoding thymidylate kinase-like: MPATWLSESLFRYIGRLGPCKSLNSRFNWKSPSKHLFTKICMDNNQCISSKWDPRGALIVFEGLDRCGKTSQCSRLLSSLERLGHSVESWRFPDRDTGVGQMISSYLSNQSQLDDHAIHLLFSANRWEKRSLMEAKLKSGTTLIVDRYAYSGVAFSSAKGLDIEWCKAPELGLWAPDLVVYLDISPEKAAERGGYGGERYEQLEFQRKVAQSYRALSDASWKVIDATLPIGVIEAQLREMAVDCISTCQEGKSLSELWSS